AGTACAGCAAAGAGCGAGATAGTTAGGACAATTTTCTCAACGCTACATCAAATCCAGAAATCAGCGATTCTCCATTACTAACAAGTTGGGAAACATAACGTTTTAGTTTCGCCCAGAACTTCTCAATTTTGTTCAAGTCCGGTGAATATGACGGTAAAAATATAACCTCACCCCCAGCTTTTGCTATATCACGCATAATCCCGATTAAAACCCCCACAGGACTTACGCAAGATAGATGAGGTTAAGGTGGTAGGATGACTTTTTTCACTCGTTTAGATTACTGTCAGTATTTACTGAGCAGTCCAACTAACTACACCCTAACAAACCTTGCCAAGCATCTCGATGGCGTGAGCCATGACCGAATTAAACGTTACCTACAGGGAGTAAAACTGACTCCTCTCAACGGGTTGGACGGTTGCTCAAGCCAAAGTGCTGACAAACCGCTCTAACTCGGCCAAACCCTGTTTAATGGTGTCCATATCGGTAGCGTAGGAAAAACGCACACAGTCATCGGCTCCAAACGCCGCTCCAGGAATCACCGCCACCTGGTGGGATTCTAATAATCGGGCACTGAACTCCAGGGAATTAAGCCCCGTTTTAGCAATGTCCACAAAAACATAAAATGCTCCTTTCGGATTAGGACAACTCAGCCCTGCAATTTGATTGATGCCTTCCACTATCACCTGTCGTCTTTCTGTGAAGGCTTTGACCATGGTCTCCACACAGGTTTGGGGATTTTCCAGAGCGGCGATCGCCCCGTACTGGGCAAAGGTACAAACGTTGGAGGTGCTATGGCCCTGGATGGTGCTACAGGCTTGGATTAAGGGTAATTCCCCCGCCAGGTAACCCACCCGCCAACCGGTCATGGAATAACTTTTGGCAAAACCGTTACTAATGATGGTGCGTTGGAAAATCTCGTCGTTCACCGCACCAATGCTGAGGTGCTCTGTGCCATCGTAGAGAATGCGCTCATAAATCTCATCGGAAACTACGTATAAATCCTCATATTCCAAAATCACCGCCGCCAAAGCCCTAATTTCGGCAGGAGTGTAAACTGCCCCGGTGGGATTGGAAGGAGAATTCAGCACAAACAGCTTACTTTTGGAGGTAATGGCCTGCCGTAGTTGCTCTGGGGTGATTTTGTAATCCGTGGCCGCTGTGGTGTTGACAATAACTGGGGTTCCTTCGGCTAAACGCACCATTTCTGGATAACTGAGCCAATAGGGGGCGGGAATAATTACCTCATCCCCCTGCTCAATCATGGCTAGCATTAGGTTAAACAGGGAATGTTTACCCCCATTGGTCACCAAAATATTGGCCGCCTCGTAGGGCAAATTATTCTTTTCCCGTAACTTTTTGGCGATCGCCTGACGGAGGGCCGGTTCTCCGGCGGCGGGGCCATAGCGGGTCTTCCCTTCATCCAAGGCTAATTTGGCCGCCTCCACAATGTGGGGGGGAGTGGTAAAATCCGGTTCCCCAGCGGTAAAGCTAAGCACATCAATGCCCTCAGTCCGCATTGCCTTGGCCTTTGCCGTAATTTCAAGGGTGATGGAAGGCACAACTTGGCTAACTCGCTGGGTTAGTCGCATAATCAAAACATCCCTGGGGTAAACAACAGCAAAAAATGGCTAAGGCTAGTCAGACAGAGCATGCCAACCCCAGCAAGGGAGCTGGAATTGAGCCGATTTAGATCAACACGATTAAGCTCAGTTTAAATAATCGCATTGGGGTCTTCATTGCGGGCCACGGAAACTACCCGTTCTGTCATGGGAACATAAGATAAATTATGGTCACCGATGTAAATTTGGGTAGGACGGTAAATTTTATTGACTGATAATTGTTCCTTCCAGTGGGCCAACCAACCCGCCACCCTGGCGATCGCAAATAGGGGCGTAAACAGATCGGCGGGGATGTCTAGCTTGCGGTAAACCAAACCGGAATAGAAGTCCACATTGGGGTAAATGCCCTTTTGACCCACGTATTCTTCCACTACTTTTTCCAACTCCACTGCGATTTCGTAATATTCGTCGTGGCCCATTTTGGCAAATAACTGTTCAGCCAAATCCTGCAAAATAATTGCCCGGGGGTCTTTGACTTTATAAACTCGGTGGCCAAAGCCCATGATGCGCTGTTTGTTGGCCAGGCATTTTTCCACGTAGGGGCGGACATTTTCCACTGAGCCAATTTCTTCAAGCATATTTAGCACTTCTTCGTTGGCTCCCCCGTGGAGCGGCCCCGCCAAAGTCCCCACCGCCGAGGCAACCACTGCATAGGGATCCGTGAGAGTAGAAGCCGTTACCCGGGCCGAAAAGGTGGACGCATTCATGGTGTGCTCAGCATGGAGGGTCAAACACACATCAAACACTTTGGCGGCAAAGGGGTCTGGCTCCTTCTCCGTCAGCATGTAAAGGAAGTTGGAAGCGTAATCCAATTTATCATTGGGCTGAATGGGATCGTTACCCTCCCGGATCATGTGGAAAGCTGCCACCATGGTGGGGATTTTGGCTAACAGACGCACCACCGCCGCCCGGATATATTTGGGGTCATCCAAGGCCCGTCGAGCATAGAACAATCCCAAGGCCGCCGCTGAAGTTTGCAAGGCATCCATGGGGTGCCCTGTTTCGGGAAAACATTTCATCATGTCCCGGATGTGGTACTTAATGCGTCGATGGGTGCGAATTTCGTACTCAAACTCTTCGATCTCTGCCTGGGTGGGCAATTTACCCCAGATGAGCAGATAGGCTACTTCGATAAAACTACTGGATTTGGCTAATTCTTCGATGCGAATGCCCCGGTACTCCAAAATACCGTCGGTGCCATCCACATGGCTCACCCTCGATTTAGCGGCGGGGACTCCGGCTAGGCCTTCTTTAAACACTTCGTTATCAGTCATCATATAATTCACCTATAACGGACAATGCCACTACTGTTGTTGCTTAGAGATTTGGATTAACAAAAAATTGCGCCGGCCCGGGCCAGCCTGTCCCCATATCCATATTAGGGAATCTGAAGGAATTCTGGAAATTTACCTTCACCCCTGGATTGAGCCCAGTACTGGTCCGACGAGCTTCGATCATTCGATCAATTGTGGGCTAGATCTAGACCAGCCAACGGGGGGGAGTGAGCAAAAACAGTTGCCCTTCACCCGGTGGACAGTCCCAGGAAGGCAACGTTAAACCAATAATGCCAGCTTTCTTAACAATTAATTTGCCTTGGGGGCTACCAAAAGTGAGATATTCAGCCCAGTTGGCCAAATCCGGCTGATGACCCACTAGGGCAAGGCAACGGTGACTGCGGTGGCGATATTCTTCTTTTAAATCATTGATGCCTTGGGGAATGTCTTCCCCGGGGGCGAGGGAGGAAAAGGTTTCCAATTGGGGTGCAAGCCCCTGGTCCATGAGAATCTGTGCTGTTTGTTGAGCTCGTACTAAAGGACTAGTGAGAATGAGGTCAAATTCCACTCCGATCGCCTGGAGGCGTTGGGCCACTCGCTGGGTTTTGTCCTTACCTTTTTTAGTCAACTGGCGATCGCCGTCGGGGATATCCGGGGACTGTTCCTGGGCAATGCCGTGACGAATAAGGTAAAGTTCCATAGAAATGACCGATAAAATAGGGAAGTTAGAGGCGATGGGCCGGCAAACTCAAGCAGAAAGCCATGGAAAAATACAACATCCAAGTTTTAGGTAATGTTAATTCCCAAGAAACCTTAGTTTTTGCCCATGGGTTTGGGAGTGAACAAAACGCTTGGCGCTCTATCTATCCGGCCTTTGAAGAAAATTATCGCATTGTTTTATTTGACTTTCCTGGCAGTAAACCCGCTAATAGCAAAGATTTTGATATTCAAAATTACAATTCCCTCAAGGATTATGCCGATGATTTGATGGAGATCGCCCATTTGGCAGGGGTGCGTCAGGGAATTCTAATTGCCCACTCTGCTAGTTGCATGATTGGGGTGCTAGCCAGTTTGCGGGATCCGAATTTGTTTAAGGGCATGGTTTTCATTTGTGGTTCCCCCCGCTATCGGGATGATGGGGATTATAAAGGCGGTTTTAGCCAAGAAAAAATCGCCACAATTCTCAATGAAATGAGCCATAACTATGCCGAGTGGATTCGCACCTATGCCCCGGCGGCGGTTAATGATCCCAACAAGCCAGAATTGGTGGAAGAATTTTCCCATTGTCTTTTGCAACTGCGTCCTGACATTGGCTTGGTGGTATTTAGTCTCATCATCATGTCCGATTACCGTCGGGAGGTGGCCCAGGTGGAGATCCCGACCTTAATCGTGCAACCCCAGGAGGACATTTTTGTGCCGCCCACAGTGGGGGCTTATCTTTACAGGATTATGAAAAATAGTGAACTTTATTGGATTGATACTCCGGGGCATTTTCCCCATCTGGCTAACCCAACGGAAATCACCAAGGCGATCGCCGATTATTTACAGGAAAATGAATTCGTTTAACTGGTGACCCTAAGACAGGTTTATGGCGCGGGGCTTCTCGCGTTTTAAGCTAATATTTGGGGGACAGCTTTTGGGGCACTGGAGGGTTTAACAATGGCTAAAGTAATGATTGTGGGAGCTGGGGGCGTGGGCAGTGTGGTGGCCCACAAATGCGCGGCTTTAGAGGACTTTACAGACATTCTTCTGGCTAGTCGCACGGTGGCCAAATGTGATCAAATTGCGGCTCACATTGGTTCCCCCAAGGTTAAAACTGCTGCCCTGGATGCTTTTCAGGTTAGTGACACGGTCAAACTCCTACAGGACTTTGGGGCCGACTTGCTCATTAACGTGGCTTTGCCCTACCAGGACTTGGTGTTGATGGATGCTTGCTTAGAAGCGGGGGTGGATTACCTCGACACCGCTAATTACGAGCCTCCCGACGTGGCCAAGTTTGAATATAGTTGGCAGTGGGCTTACCAAGACAAGTTTAAGGATGCCGGGTTAATGGCTCTGTTGGGTTGTGGCTTTGACCCAGGGGTAACGGGAGTTTTTACTGCCTATGCCCTCAAGCACCATTTTGATGAGATCCATTACCTAGACATTGTGGATTGTAATGCGGGGAACCATGGTCAGGCCTTTGCCACCAATTTCAACCCAGAGATTAATATTCGCGAAATTACCCAAAAGGGCCGTTACCACGAAGATGGGGTTTGGCAGGAAATTGATCCCCTTTCCGTTCACCGGGATATTAACTATCCCCACATTGGCGATCGCCCTTCCTATTTGCTCTACCACGAGGAATTGGAATCCCTGGTGAAAAATATTCCTACCCTGAAACGGGCCCGCTTTTGGATGACCTTTTCGGAAGCTTACATTAACCATCTGCGGGTGCTGGAGGCGGTGGGTATGACCCGCATTGATGAAGTGGAATACCAGGGGCAAAAAATTGTCCCCCTACAATTTCTCAAGGCTGTGTTACCGGAACCCGCTTCCTTGGCGGAAAATTATTCGGGGCAAACCTCCATTGGTTGCTACATCAAGGGCGTTAAAGATGGTCAAGCCAAAACCTATTACATCTACAATAACTGCGACCATGCTGTCTGTTTTGCCGAAGTAGGCTCCCAGGCCATTTCCTACACCACCGGAGTGCCCGCCGCGTTGGGGGGACTGATGATGGTACAGGGCAAATGGAAGCAAGCAGGGGTATTCAATGTGGAAGAAATGGACCCCGATCCGTTCCTCGCCAAATTGGGGGAAATGGGTTTGCCCTGGCACGAAGTAGTCAACGGCCCTTTTCCTTTTGACGATTAGTGATTAGTTTTTAACTCAATTTTTAATGACTTCTGACCCCATTACCCTCCTCGTCAACGGCGATCGCCAAATCGCTTCTAGTCCAGTTACATTGCCGGATTTTTTGCAAAATCAAGGGTTTAACCTCCGCTTAATTGCGGTGGAATACAACGGTGAAATTCTCCATCGACAATTTTGGCCGGAAACCCAATTGCAAAACGGCGATCGCCTGGAGGTAGTTACCATTGTGGGAGGCGGCTAGCTTTTAATGGGGAGTGGTATAGCACCGCCTAGAATGGTTCTTAGCCCCAAATTTTTTTTGTAAGCACTTTTTCTGTGGAAATTACTTTTCTTGGTACCAGCTCCGGCGTTCCCACCCGTAACCGCAATGTTTCCAGCATTGCCCTCCGTTTACCCCAAAGGGCGGAATTGTGGTTATTTGATTGCGGAGAAGGCACCCAACACCAGTTTTTGCGCAGTGAAGTCAAAATTTCCCAATTGACCCGCATTTTCATTACCCATCTCCACGGCGACCACATTTTTGGGCTGATGGGTTTATTGGCTAGCTCCGGTTTAGCTGGCTCCGGTCAAGGTATTGAAATTTATGGCCCAGAGGGCTTGGGGGATTATTTAGAAGCCTGTTGCCGTTTTTCTAGTACCCACCTGGGCAAACGCCTCAAAGTTCACACTGTCCGAGAAAATGGGCTAATTTACGAAGATAAGGATTTTCAAGTCCACTGCGGTTTACTAAAACATCGCATTCCGGCCTATGGGTATCGAGTGGAGGAAAAGCAACGGCCAGGGCGTTTCAATGTGGAGCAAGCGGAAGCTTTGGGCATTCCCTTTGGTCCTATTTACGGCCAGTTAAAACAGGGAAAAACCGTCACCCTGGAAGATGGTCGCCGAATTCGAGGTCAGGACCTCTGTGAACCACCGGAACCGGGCCGGAAATTTGTTTACTGTACTGATACGGTCTTTTGTGAAGAGGCGATCGCCTTGGCCCAGGAAGCAGATTTGCTGGTACATGAAGCCACTTTTGCCCATCAGGATGCCCAGCTAGCCTTTGACCGGCTCCATTCCACTTCCACCATGGCAGCCCAGGTAGCTTTGTTGGCCAATGTCAAGCAGTTAATCATGACCCATTTCAGCCCCCGCTATGCCCCCGGCAATCCCCTGCAACTGGAAAATCTACTGGCGGAAGCCCAAGCTATTTTTCCCAATACCCGTTTGGCTAGGGATTTTTTAACGGTGGAAATTCCTCGCCGCACAGCCGATCCTGCCATCGCAATGTCAACCCCTCAGGCATCCCCTGCATAGCCGACCTTAGCCCGATACAGTAAAGCTTCGCTGCGTCGGTAACCCACGTAACGCACCATCACCATGGTCCCAACGTCTGGCCGTGGCCCTGGACCGATAAATTCATGGTATTGGGGATCGTAGGGCACCATTTCCCCCACAGTGGCGATCACCTCCACTTGCCATTGTTGAAGTAGGGTCGCGATGGGTTTAGTGAGGGGTAAAAGCTTTTGGGCTGGCCATTGGGGATTTTGTTGGGCGGCGGCGGCGGCAGTGGGCCATTGCAGTAACCAAGGCTCAAGAATTTCTAGAGCTTTTTGTTGCCATTGACTTTCCAATTGCTGGGATTGATAGGTCAATTGCCGTTGCAGTCTGGTATATTCCCCTTGCAATGCCTTAATGGTCTGCTGTAGTTGTTGGTTTTCCTCGATCACCGCTTGATCTTGTTCTATTTTTCCTAATTCGTTTCCTCCACCCAATTCTTGCCACAACTCTTCTAGGGTTAAACCCAAGGCGATCGCCAATTTGACCATAACGCCCAGGGGAATTTGTGCTATCAAACCCCGCTCTAAACGGTAGAGATACCAAGTGGAAATGTCTGCCGTTTCTGATAGTTTAGACAGAGAAGCATAACCAGCTTGCTCACAAAGTCGTTGTAAATTTTCTCGGTAAGGAATATTAGTCATAGGGAATTAACAAAATGATTACGATCAAGTTTTAGCTTGACTTAAACTTATTTTTTACTTTTGTCAGTAAACTTTTAAACTTTAGCCAAGCAATTCTTCTTTGGGTTAAAGGTTCAATGGTTTGACTAAAACTGGGATGATAATCAAAAAATTCGTTAATATCTAATAAAATCACCCTTAACCGTTCTAAAATATTTTCCCGACGATACTCTGCCAACAAATTGGGGTCTACCCTGCGCCATTGCCTAGAACCTTTTACCACACCTAGAATTCTTTGACAGTCGTAGTCCAGAGCGTAACCAGCAATTTTTTCGCAGTTAAATCCAGGGTCTAGATAATCGGAGAGCCCCCCATTGACACTAGAAAAAACATGACAGCCACAGGCCATGGCTTCCATGGGTTGCAGGCCAAAACCTTCACTTACTCCCTGTTGCGCCCAATATTCTGCTGAATCGTAAAGATAAACTTTAGCCCGGTTAAATATTCCCGTTAAATCTTCTACGTAACTGTCAATTACTTTTACGTTACATTGACTCTGTAAAGCCGGAATTAATTGTTTTAATAAATAGTGGGATGATTTACGAGCTTGCACCAACACATCAATGTCCCGGACTAGGCCTAAATCACTGAAATCTTCGGAAATATGATTGGGTAAATAATACAGTAAAGAATGGGGCGATCGTTGTCCCCAATAACCCATGGTGTTGCGGCTAATGCAAACGATGGGCAAAGCTGTCGGTAAATCAAAGCCGTAGCCGGTACTGTGGGCGTGGTAAATTACCCGATAACCCTGCAATTTTTTTGCTAATTTGGGAATATCAAAGCCCCAACTAATCACAAAAATTACTTGACCTAAATCTCCCTGAGACAAAATATCATCTAAAAAAAGCGTGTTTGGTTCCCGCTGTTTATAGGTAACAATGGTGGCAGGACAAATTTCTTGTACCAGCTTGATGGTTTTTAATTCTGCCCATAGGCCGCCACAGACGAATTTACCCCCTAATCCCGGTAATAAAAAGTAAAGTTTACGCATTGAAGTTTGATTTAAATATACGGAATAAAAATAAGTTAATAAATATTAAAACACTAAAATAAATCTTAGCTTTTGATCTGAATGTCACTAAAATTAAGCAAACACCACAGTGCGGTTATCATAAACAAGAATTCGATGTTGCAAATGTAAACGCACGGCCCTAGCCAGCACCACCCTTTCTAAATCTCTTCCCTTACGAATTAAATCGTCCACATTATCCCGGTGACTAACCCTGACCACATCCTGCTCGATAATTGGACCCTCATCCAATTGGGCGGTGGCATAGTGGGCGGTGGCTCCAATGATTTTTACGCCCCGCTCATGGGCACGATGGTAGGGATTAGCGCCGGGAAAAGCCGGTAAAAAAGAGTGGTGAATATTAATAATGTTGGGAAATTGAACCACAAAATCCGTGGTTAAAATTTGTAGATATTTTGCTAACACCACTAGATCAATTTGGTACTGTTTCAACAAAGCCAATTCGGCCGTTTCCTGAGCTAATTTATTCTCTTTCGTAATGGGTAAACAATGGAAATCAATGCCAAATTGGTCAGCAATGGATTTGAGGTCAGGATGATTACTAATAATGAGGGGAATTTCACAACGCAACTCTCCCGATCGCCAACGCCAGAGAATATCGAGCAGACAATGGTCTTGCTTGGACACCCAGAGGGCTAACCGGGGCAACTGGTCAGAAAAATGAATTTGCCAAGTAGCTTGGAGTTGCTCAGCCAATTGGGACCAAGCGGATAACAACTCCGGACGGGATAGGCGAAAATTGTCCAACTGCCACTCCACCCGATTTAAAAAAAGTCCACTGGAGAAGTCCGTGTGCTGGTCGGCATGGATAATATTGCCCTGGTTTTGATAAATAAACTGGGCAATTTGGGCCACAATGCCCGGTTGGTCAGGACAGGAAACAAGCAGTGTTGCGGTGAGATTTTGCATCAAAGACAAAGGAATACAGCCCTAGGAATATGAGACGATAGTCCACCTTGTCATTTTCCCACTTAGTGCCCCCAGGGAATTTTTCTGACTATGATGGGGAAAATTGAAAAATTTGCCCTAACTCAAAATACCTCAGTTTTTTTAGTTGTTCTTCCTGATACTCAGCTAAATTACCCCATGGCTAAAATCCCTACTATTGATCGCCGTCAGTTAATCCAATATGGCGGAGCTTTCCTCGGCACTAGCTTGATGGCCACCATACTGGGCAATCAAATGGCTGGTAACCCGGCTGCCCAGGCCCAGTCTGCT
The genomic region above belongs to Synechocystis sp. PCC 6803 substr. PCC-P and contains:
- a CDS encoding helix-turn-helix domain-containing protein, producing the protein MTNIPYRENLQRLCEQAGYASLSKLSETADISTWYLYRLERGLIAQIPLGVMVKLAIALGLTLEELWQELGGGNELGKIEQDQAVIEENQQLQQTIKALQGEYTRLQRQLTYQSQQLESQWQQKALEILEPWLLQWPTAAAAAQQNPQWPAQKLLPLTKPIATLLQQWQVEVIATVGEMVPYDPQYHEFIGPGPRPDVGTMVMVRYVGYRRSEALLYRAKVGYAGDA
- the thiS gene encoding sulfur carrier protein ThiS; its protein translation is MTSDPITLLVNGDRQIASSPVTLPDFLQNQGFNLRLIAVEYNGEILHRQFWPETQLQNGDRLEVVTIVGGG
- a CDS encoding pyridoxal phosphate-dependent aminotransferase; translated protein: MRLTQRVSQVVPSITLEITAKAKAMRTEGIDVLSFTAGEPDFTTPPHIVEAAKLALDEGKTRYGPAAGEPALRQAIAKKLREKNNLPYEAANILVTNGGKHSLFNLMLAMIEQGDEVIIPAPYWLSYPEMVRLAEGTPVIVNTTAATDYKITPEQLRQAITSKSKLFVLNSPSNPTGAVYTPAEIRALAAVILEYEDLYVVSDEIYERILYDGTEHLSIGAVNDEIFQRTIISNGFAKSYSMTGWRVGYLAGELPLIQACSTIQGHSTSNVCTFAQYGAIAALENPQTCVETMVKAFTERRQVIVEGINQIAGLSCPNPKGAFYVFVDIAKTGLNSLEFSARLLESHQVAVIPGAAFGADDCVRFSYATDMDTIKQGLAELERFVSTLA
- a CDS encoding ribonuclease Z, which gives rise to MEITFLGTSSGVPTRNRNVSSIALRLPQRAELWLFDCGEGTQHQFLRSEVKISQLTRIFITHLHGDHIFGLMGLLASSGLAGSGQGIEIYGPEGLGDYLEACCRFSSTHLGKRLKVHTVRENGLIYEDKDFQVHCGLLKHRIPAYGYRVEEKQRPGRFNVEQAEALGIPFGPIYGQLKQGKTVTLEDGRRIRGQDLCEPPEPGRKFVYCTDTVFCEEAIALAQEADLLVHEATFAHQDAQLAFDRLHSTSTMAAQVALLANVKQLIMTHFSPRYAPGNPLQLENLLAEAQAIFPNTRLARDFLTVEIPRRTADPAIAMSTPQASPA
- a CDS encoding saccharopine dehydrogenase family protein, whose product is MAKVMIVGAGGVGSVVAHKCAALEDFTDILLASRTVAKCDQIAAHIGSPKVKTAALDAFQVSDTVKLLQDFGADLLINVALPYQDLVLMDACLEAGVDYLDTANYEPPDVAKFEYSWQWAYQDKFKDAGLMALLGCGFDPGVTGVFTAYALKHHFDEIHYLDIVDCNAGNHGQAFATNFNPEINIREITQKGRYHEDGVWQEIDPLSVHRDINYPHIGDRPSYLLYHEELESLVKNIPTLKRARFWMTFSEAYINHLRVLEAVGMTRIDEVEYQGQKIVPLQFLKAVLPEPASLAENYSGQTSIGCYIKGVKDGQAKTYYIYNNCDHAVCFAEVGSQAISYTTGVPAALGGLMMVQGKWKQAGVFNVEEMDPDPFLAKLGEMGLPWHEVVNGPFPFDD
- a CDS encoding citrate synthase → MNYMMTDNEVFKEGLAGVPAAKSRVSHVDGTDGILEYRGIRIEELAKSSSFIEVAYLLIWGKLPTQAEIEEFEYEIRTHRRIKYHIRDMMKCFPETGHPMDALQTSAAALGLFYARRALDDPKYIRAAVVRLLAKIPTMVAAFHMIREGNDPIQPNDKLDYASNFLYMLTEKEPDPFAAKVFDVCLTLHAEHTMNASTFSARVTASTLTDPYAVVASAVGTLAGPLHGGANEEVLNMLEEIGSVENVRPYVEKCLANKQRIMGFGHRVYKVKDPRAIILQDLAEQLFAKMGHDEYYEIAVELEKVVEEYVGQKGIYPNVDFYSGLVYRKLDIPADLFTPLFAIARVAGWLAHWKEQLSVNKIYRPTQIYIGDHNLSYVPMTERVVSVARNEDPNAII
- a CDS encoding transposase; this translates as MRDIAKAGGEVIFLPSYSPDLNKIEKFWAKLKRYVSQLVSNGESLISGFDVALRKLS
- the sixA gene encoding phosphohistidine phosphatase SixA — encoded protein: MELYLIRHGIAQEQSPDIPDGDRQLTKKGKDKTQRVAQRLQAIGVEFDLILTSPLVRAQQTAQILMDQGLAPQLETFSSLAPGEDIPQGINDLKEEYRHRSHRCLALVGHQPDLANWAEYLTFGSPQGKLIVKKAGIIGLTLPSWDCPPGEGQLFLLTPPRWLV
- the purU gene encoding formyltetrahydrofolate deformylase, with protein sequence MQNLTATLLVSCPDQPGIVAQIAQFIYQNQGNIIHADQHTDFSSGLFLNRVEWQLDNFRLSRPELLSAWSQLAEQLQATWQIHFSDQLPRLALWVSKQDHCLLDILWRWRSGELRCEIPLIISNHPDLKSIADQFGIDFHCLPITKENKLAQETAELALLKQYQIDLVVLAKYLQILTTDFVVQFPNIINIHHSFLPAFPGANPYHRAHERGVKIIGATAHYATAQLDEGPIIEQDVVRVSHRDNVDDLIRKGRDLERVVLARAVRLHLQHRILVYDNRTVVFA
- a CDS encoding glycosyltransferase, with translation MRKLYFLLPGLGGKFVCGGLWAELKTIKLVQEICPATIVTYKQREPNTLFLDDILSQGDLGQVIFVISWGFDIPKLAKKLQGYRVIYHAHSTGYGFDLPTALPIVCISRNTMGYWGQRSPHSLLYYLPNHISEDFSDLGLVRDIDVLVQARKSSHYLLKQLIPALQSQCNVKVIDSYVEDLTGIFNRAKVYLYDSAEYWAQQGVSEGFGLQPMEAMACGCHVFSSVNGGLSDYLDPGFNCEKIAGYALDYDCQRILGVVKGSRQWRRVDPNLLAEYRRENILERLRVILLDINEFFDYHPSFSQTIEPLTQRRIAWLKFKSLLTKVKNKFKSS
- a CDS encoding alpha/beta fold hydrolase, with the protein product MEKYNIQVLGNVNSQETLVFAHGFGSEQNAWRSIYPAFEENYRIVLFDFPGSKPANSKDFDIQNYNSLKDYADDLMEIAHLAGVRQGILIAHSASCMIGVLASLRDPNLFKGMVFICGSPRYRDDGDYKGGFSQEKIATILNEMSHNYAEWIRTYAPAAVNDPNKPELVEEFSHCLLQLRPDIGLVVFSLIIMSDYRREVAQVEIPTLIVQPQEDIFVPPTVGAYLYRIMKNSELYWIDTPGHFPHLANPTEITKAIADYLQENEFV